DNA sequence from the Bradyrhizobium diazoefficiens genome:
ATCTTGATCGACAGTCCGTCGTAGAGCGGCGCGCGATGGCTGCCATAGTGGAACGTAACGTCGTCGAACACGATCTCGCCGCCTTCGATCGCGATCGGCCACGCGTCGGCGGCATCGGCAATTCCGATCGGCTCGTCGTGGATCGCCACCAGCTCCTCCATGTCATTAACTGAGCGCTGAAGGTTGTTGATGTGCATGCCGACATCGCGCAAATAAGCGTGGATGACGTAATAGCTCGTCAGCACATAGGTGACGTCGCCGGGCGAGGCATGCCCGTACATCCACAGCAGCACCGAGCCGCCGATCACCGACCCTCGCAGGCACAGTAGCAGCGAGAGCTGCGACATGGCGGTGTAGTTGTAGCGGAACCAGGTCCGCCGCACCCGCACGCTCCAGCGCCTGATGACGCGGGCCAGCCGCGCATCCTCGCGCGCTTCCGCGCCGAAGGATTTCACCACGGCATTGCAGGTCAGCGCATCCGCAAGCGTGCCGCCGACCTTGGTGTCCCAGGCATTGGAGACACGCGCGGCCGGCGCGATATAGCGCGTCGAGAACAGCACCGTCATCGTGATATAGGCCAGTGCGCCGAGCGCGATCACCGCGCCGAGCGAGGCCCAGTGCGCGCCGAGCAGGATCATCGATCCGATGAGCACGACCAGCGACGGCAGCAGCGCCAGCAGGATGGTGTCGTTCAACAGATCGAGCGCCCACATGCCGCGCGTGACCTTGCGCACGGTGGACCCGGCGAAAGAGTTGGCGTGCCAGTCGGTCGAGAAGCGCTGCACGCGCAGGAAGGCATCCTGCGCCACGTCGGACATGATCTTCAGCGTGAACGGCACGATCACTTGCAGCCCGGTCAGGCGCAACACCATCGAGGTCGCGCCCAGCCCGACGATGCCGCTAAGCGCCACCAGCGCGGCGTGGCGCGCATCGGGATCGGACGGACCGCGTGTCAGTGCGTCGACCAGATGGCCCGAGAACACCGGCATGAACAGGTCGGCGGCGGTTGCGCCGAGCAGGCCGATGGCGATGGCGAGCGTCCGCCCCGGCTGCTTCAGCCAGTGCCGGAACACGAAGGGCAGAACCACGCGAATCGCCGCGGGCTTTTTTGCAAGAACGGTCATGGCGTCATCCGGCCGCTTTGGCGCGGGCCGGCTCCATCGATGGACGCAAGCCGGCCGCGAGGGCCGAGATGGCGTCACATAAAACTGACTTTGACTTGGGAAGCGGAGCGATCGGGAAAAAAAGCCCAATCGAAGCTGGCGGAAGTGGCCTCTAGCGGGCCGAAGACGTACCGAGCCAGACCATCATCGAGCGCGGAAACGCGATCTGCGAATGCGACGAAATCATGCAAATCTCTCCCCGGTTCGATTGAATGAGGTGCGCTTTATAGATGTATCGTTTGCTATTTGCAACGGGGCCAGCGCGAAATCACGCACGAGTGTTGCAATTTAGTGCGCGTCACCGCTGGCGCCGAACGGCGAAGCCGGCTTGTGCAGAAGCGTGACCAGCAGGCTGAGGCCGAGATAAAACAGCGTCAGAATGAAGAACGCGTCGCCAAAGCTCATCACCACGGCCTGCCGGTGCACGATCTGGGTGAGCTGCTTCATCGCCATCAGCGTGGAATCGCCGAGCCCCTGGAACTTCTGCTGGAGCATGGTCAGGGTTTCGGTCGCGGTCGCATTGCCCCAGGTTACGCGCTCCTGGAGGCGCGTGATGTGCAAATCGGTGCGGTCGTTGAGCACGGTGTTGATCACGGCAAGACCGACCGCGCCGCCGAGATTGCGCATCAGGTTGAACAGGCCACTCGCGTTCTTCACCCGATCGGGCGCCAGTGTGCCGAGCGCGATGTTGTTGGTCGGCACCATTGCGAACATCATGCCGATGCCGCGCAGGATCTGCGGCACGAGCAGCTCGTAGAAATCGTAGTCGCGCGTGATCCAGGTCATCTGGTAGGAGCCGATCGCGAACACGATCAGGCCGAACGCGACCATGTAGCGCATGTCCAGGCTCGCCATCAGCCGGCCGACCAGCGGCGCGACCAGGAACATGGTGATGCCGGAGACGAACATGGTCTCCCCGATCATCAGCGCGCTGTAACCGCGCACCTCGGCGAGATAGCGCGGATAGATGTAGGTCAGGCCGTAGAGGCCGATGCCGATGCAGAATTGCAGTGTAGAGCCGACGGCGAAATTGCGGTCGGTGAAGGTGCGCAGATTGACGATCGGCTCGGCCGCCGTGAAGACGCGCCAGAAGAAGGCGACCGCCGAGACGGCGCCGATCCAGGCGCAGATCGCCACCGACGTGTCCTGCATCCATTCATATTGCGGACCTTCCTCCAACACATATTCCAGCGTGCCGAGGAAGCCGGCCATGAAGAGCAGGCCCCACCAGTCGAACCGGTCGAGCAGTTCAAAATGCGGCTCGTCGAAATCGACCAGCGCGAGCACGCCGAGGGTGATGCCGATGCCGGGCACCACGTTGATGAAGAACAGCCAGTTCCACGACATCAGATCGGTGATGTAGCCGCCGACCGTCGGTCCGATCGTGGGAGCCAGGGTCGCAACGAGCCCGATGATGGGGCCGACGATATGGAATTTCGAGCGCGGGAACACAGTGTAGGCCGAGGCGAACACCGTCGGGATCATGCCGGCGCCGAGGAAGCCTTGCAGCGCGCGCCAGAGGATCATCTCCTCAAGCGTCGTGGCGAAGCCGCAGAGCAGGCTCGAGAGGGTAAATCCGGCGGCCGAGACGGCGAACAGAAGCCGCGTGCCAAAGGCGCGCGATAAAAATCCCGATAGCGGGATCGCGATCACTTCGGCGATCAGATAGGCGGTCTGAAC
Encoded proteins:
- a CDS encoding DHA2 family efflux MFS transporter permease subunit — protein: MANATTASPAMMANAASERIAPKRLFAFIIMVFGMFMSILDIQIVSASLSEIQAGLSASSSEVSWVQTAYLIAEVIAIPLSGFLSRAFGTRLLFAVSAAGFTLSSLLCGFATTLEEMILWRALQGFLGAGMIPTVFASAYTVFPRSKFHIVGPIIGLVATLAPTIGPTVGGYITDLMSWNWLFFINVVPGIGITLGVLALVDFDEPHFELLDRFDWWGLLFMAGFLGTLEYVLEEGPQYEWMQDTSVAICAWIGAVSAVAFFWRVFTAAEPIVNLRTFTDRNFAVGSTLQFCIGIGLYGLTYIYPRYLAEVRGYSALMIGETMFVSGITMFLVAPLVGRLMASLDMRYMVAFGLIVFAIGSYQMTWITRDYDFYELLVPQILRGIGMMFAMVPTNNIALGTLAPDRVKNASGLFNLMRNLGGAVGLAVINTVLNDRTDLHITRLQERVTWGNATATETLTMLQQKFQGLGDSTLMAMKQLTQIVHRQAVVMSFGDAFFILTLFYLGLSLLVTLLHKPASPFGASGDAH
- a CDS encoding ABC transporter ATP-binding protein; this encodes MTVLAKKPAAIRVVLPFVFRHWLKQPGRTLAIAIGLLGATAADLFMPVFSGHLVDALTRGPSDPDARHAALVALSGIVGLGATSMVLRLTGLQVIVPFTLKIMSDVAQDAFLRVQRFSTDWHANSFAGSTVRKVTRGMWALDLLNDTILLALLPSLVVLIGSMILLGAHWASLGAVIALGALAYITMTVLFSTRYIAPAARVSNAWDTKVGGTLADALTCNAVVKSFGAEAREDARLARVIRRWSVRVRRTWFRYNYTAMSQLSLLLCLRGSVIGGSVLLWMYGHASPGDVTYVLTSYYVIHAYLRDVGMHINNLQRSVNDMEELVAIHDEPIGIADAADAWPIAIEGGEIVFDDVTFHYGSHRAPLYDGLSIKIRAGERVGLVGRSGSGKTTFVRLVQRLYDVTGGRVLIDRQDIAKATQQSLRSQIAIVQQDPILFHRSLAENIAYGRPGASLEAIEQAARLANAHDFILRLPKGYATLVGERGVKLSGGERQRVALARAFLADAPVLILDEATSSLDSESEALIQQAMERLMKGRTSIVIAHRLSTVRSLDRILVFDRGEVVEQGTHAVLAAKPRGIYRSLFERQVVELGHIAAAE